The Solanum pennellii chromosome 11, SPENNV200 genome contains a region encoding:
- the LOC107003314 gene encoding UDP-glucuronic acid decarboxylase 6 has product MAKNSANGDHQTTTKPPPTPSPLRFSKFFQPNMRILVTGGAGFIGSHLVDKLMEDEKNEVIVVDNFFTGSKDNLKRWIGHPRFELRRHDVTEPLLVEVDKIYHLACPASPIFYKYNAVKTIKTNVIGTLNMLGLAKRVGARILLTSTSEVYGDPLVHPQPESYWGNVNPIGVRSCYDEGKRVAETLMFDYHRQHGIEIRIARIFNTYGPRMNIDDGRVVSNFIAQSLRDEPLTVQAPGTQTRSFCYVSDMVDGLIRLMEGDNTGPINIGNPGEFTMIELAELVKELISPKVEIKMVENTPDDPRQRKPDITKAKELLGWEPKVKLRDGLPLMEEDFRLRLGVSKKI; this is encoded by the exons ATGGCGAAGAATTCTGCTAATGGAGATCACCAAACAACAACTAAGCCACCTCCAACTCCATCTCCTTTGCGCTTCTCAAAGTTCTTTCAG CCTAACATGAGAATTTTGGTTACTGGAGGAGCTGGATTTATTGGTTCTCACCTAGTCGACAAATTGATGGAGGATGAGAAAAATGAG GTTATTGTTGTGGACAACTTTTTCACTGGTTCAAAGGATAATCTGAAAAGATGGATTGGTCATCCCAGATTTGAGCTTAGGCGCCACG ATGTGACAGAGCCCTTGTTGGTTGAAGTTGATAAGATTTATCATCTCGCATGCCCTGCTTCTCCAATTTTCTATAAGTACAATGCTGTTAAG ACAATAAAGACTAATGTCATTGGCACGCTGAATATGTTGGGCTTAGCAAAGCGTGTCGGAGCAAG GATTCTGCTCACGTCAACCTCAGAGGTTTACGGTGATCCTCTTGTGCATCCCCAACCTGAGAGCTACTGGGGTAATGTTAACCCAATCG GAGTTCGAAGCTGTTATGATGAGGGGAAGCGTGTGGCAGAGACATTGATGTTTGACTACCACCGGCAGCATGGGATTG AAATACGAATTGCTAGAATTTTCAACACTTATGGACCTCGTATGAATATTGACGATGGGCGTGTGGTCAGCAACTTTATAGCTCAATCACTTCG GGATGAACCACTAACTGTTCAAGCTCCCGGGACACAGACTCGCAGTTTCTGTTATGTCTCTGATATG GTTGATGGACTTATCCGTCTAATGGAAGGTGATAACACTGGGCCAATCAACATCGGTAACCCAG GTGAATTTACCATGATTGAGCTTGCGGAACTAGTGAAGGAG CTTATCAGTCCGAAAGTTGAGATAAAAATGGTGGAAAATACACCAGATGATCCAAGACAAAGGAAACCAGATATCACAAAAGCGAAAGAATTGTTAGGATGGGAACCAAAAGTGAAGTTGCGCGATGGCCTTCCGCTAATGGAAGAAGATTTCAGACTCAGGCTTGGGGTCTCTAAGAAGATATAA
- the LOC107003264 gene encoding histone H4: MSGRGKGGKGLGKGGAKRHRKVLRDNIQGITKPAIRRLARRGGVKRISGLIYEETRGVLKIFLENVIRDAVTYTEHARRKTVTAMDVVYALKRQGRTLYGFGG; encoded by the coding sequence ATGTCAGGCCGTGGTAAGGGAGGTAAAGGATTAGGCAAAGGAGGAGCTAAGAGGCACAGGAAGGTGTTAAGAGATAACATTCAAGGTATTACCAAGCCAGCTATTCGTAGGCTTGCTCGTAGAGGTGGGGTGAAGCGTATTTCTGGATTGATTTATGAGGAAACTCGTGGGGTTCTTAAGATCTTTCTTGAAAATGTGATTCGTGATGCTGTTACATATACTGAACATGCTAGGAGAAAGACTGTGACGGCTATGGATGTTGTTTATGCTCTTAAGAGGCAAGGAAGGACCCTTTACGGATTTGGAGGTTAG